The genomic DNA TAGTCATTTTGTAATTCtgcaaatataatataattgatgttAGAACCATTTAAAATACATTGCAATACAAAAGTTGTTAACCCATCTAAAACCAGTTTAAATAACCATGTAAAAACCTACACTGACCTGCAAAGATATCAACCGCCATTTTCTTCCGTAAATCACCAATTGACTCATTTTTAAGATTGCCATGTGTTGTTATGCTCATAGCCAAACATTCGATTGTCTTCAGCATGAAGACACCACTATCTTCAATCTTATCAACctatcaagaaaaaacaaagtgaagagtCCAAAGTATTTACAGAGACCATAtcaaaaaactagaaaacaagcTCAACAGTATTTACCTGAGGTATGCAATTTATAATACTGATTCTGAACGGAGATTTCTTTGTATCATTTTTCATCCCAAACTTCTTCTGGGCAATATAAGGCATTGCAACAGCATATGCACCCACCtgtttgtctttaattttgttggtgTAGAAATGCTTGCCCAAGTCGTAGATaatcatctccttcttctccaaattgatCATCAATGGCATCCAAAGCCTTTCCTTAACCAACATTGGCGCCAGTATTTTGTTTGTAGGTGCTTCCTTGAAGAGTTGACTGAATCCTTCTTCAGGGAACTCATATTCATCTTTGTTGTCAACGAATATTGAGTAATATtcatcaatctctctcaaaaaagaAGTTTCAGCCAACGTCAAtgatttgcttttatagaaGTGCGGAtgactttcttctcttctgcttAACAACTTCACAACTGTATCAACAtgctaaacaacaacaaaaaacagattAGAACAAGTCTTGTTGTCAAATAACTCATATAAATAAGTTCAGACCCGGTCACACATCATCTTGTAAACCaatttaaacacattgtaaatctttgaaaacgcttaaaagacatattttaattccttttaaaaccttttaaacctcttgtaaacacttttaaaaacccttttaaaactctttaaaacctttttaaaacctttttaaaacccCATGAAACGTTAACAACACATTTGTAAAACCTTAAGCTTTGTTATCATACCATTGTTGTTAACGACTTCCCTGGCGTCTCTAGTGTTGTGAACCACTTGGCATCAACTTTTTTACCCAGAATTGTTAGTTGCCTACatccaaaaataaacagaataatCAAGAATACTTTCAAAACCATGAATACATCTGTTAAAAGACTAATtgaacttttacttttgttgctAGAAACTAAAACTTACTTTGCTTTCCTTGAATTCTTCCAGTCACTAAATACATCTAACCGGGTCTTATCAACTTTGGAAAAAGGATAAAGTATtgggtccttcttcttctcggcCGTGTAAGGCGGCTGAGTGTGAATAGAAGGAATTGTATTTCGTTCACTTTTTCTTTGCACACCACCAACATCATCAGatttaatcttctttttctgtggctttacaaaacaaaaaaatttcgcACTTTATATCGATACACtggaaaacattttaaatatctcatagaaataaataattaagttagaTACATACCCCTTCTCTAGCTTGAATATCAGCATCTGGGTTGTCACTTGGTTTACGCTTCTTCCTCTGTAGTGCCTcaagaaaatcacaattttttgtaaaacatttaataaaatgtaaaacattATACAACTAGTTACTAACCTCTTTTCTGttcataacatcatcatcaccatcattgcTTTGCTTACACTTTCTCTGCAGTTCATCATTTCTTGGTTTACTtgatgaaatcttttaaaatactcataacaactatataaaaaattaatgatttacctgttttctctctctcaaaactctcttcttACTGCTTGCTCCCTTCTCTTTATCAATGCTTTTATCTTTTCCactatcctcatcttcttcagaaAGAAGATCAAATTTTGGTGTAGAAGGGCGTGGAGAAGGAGATTTATCCTTCAAAGATGATAACAATTGTGGTTTACAACAGGCTTTTAAAAGGATATTTGAGAACTTATAAAAATACTAGATATATGTACCTTTGGTGTTTCTTCAAAGTAAttaccatcatcaccaccagttTTTTGAGTGTTTTCATCATCTGCAGCGTAGCTCCCATCTTGTGTGTTTGATGGACGGACAGAATCTGCAGACTGGCTTTCTACGAAATCTTCTCTAGCAATATCTCCATCAACATTTTGTTTGCCagcctgcaacaaaaaaaaagaacatataacaacatcatttttaaggttttacatTCTGTttcaaaagggttttaaaaggtttaagtCACTATGGTTGCCCTTTAATCAGTGTTATGCTGTAAATCCGttaaaaacactttttaaacagaaaaacttttaaaatagataCTGACCTCTTCATTTATAACCTCTTCATTTCTATTCtgtccatcttcatcttcgtgagactgcaaagggaaaagaaaaaaaaggacctCAGTTTAAAGAGTTTAGTGTCGAATATATGCGAAAAGGTGCGATCTTGTAATCTTACTCCTTTATCCTTATCTTTCCCTGATGTGGTTTTGACAGCTTCTTCAATGGCTTCTAGTCTTTTGTTGAAGTCATCTAACATAAAGAGGATTATGTCAAGTTTTTCTGAATCTGAcaaatttttctccattttctcttgtttctcaaaGTCTGGCAATTTTTCCCCCATTTTGTCACCCAACTCTCCCAAAGCACAGTAAATATCAACTAATCTTGTAgaccattcttctttcttcaacctATAGCCTTTCATAACCAAGCCAataacttcttcaaaatcattgtcATCTTTATCAACCAAATGCTTATATTCTTCTGGATCTCCAATTATTGTTTTGACTTCaacctacaaaaataatcaaaatccatcaaaacaaaactcatcaaatatagataaccaatgaataatcaaaactacacttttaatagaattcaaaacttacaCAAGTTGCTGTCTTAATAGcttcaacaacatcatcaaaccTTGCAAAACGACTTGATTGCCAGTTGAGAATCAGTGGATAGAATGTTCTGGAAAAATTACATCTTCTCGCAAATTTATCACCAAAAATTGGAACAGCACTCAAGGCCCATATATATAATGCCATGGGAAATCCCTTGACACTATACTGACCTTTGAACCAAGTATTTTTATCGAATTTCTGAATGCATGTGGCGAGAATGTTATACGCTTCCTTGCCCCATGGTTGGGCTGTATACATCTCGAAATCCGATGCATGCTTCAGCCTAGACAGAGGTATCTTCTCTGTTGAATTTGGTGTCATCAAAATACCTTCTGTTAATACAACTGCAGCGAGGCATTCCTTTTCCTTGTCATCCAAAGGTTCTTCACCCTCTTCTGGTTCATTAAATAGTCGATATTGAAGTTGAGTTAAAGTGTAATCTCCTCTCACCGCCCAAGAATATGGATCACTAATTGGATCTTTGCCGTTATTCCTTGGTTCTCTATGAATAGGTTCGCATTGAATccctatgtttaataaaacaatgatgTTAGTTTGTTCAAACTTTGCCTAATATAAACTAttctaaaacccttttaaatcccttttaaaagagttttaaaaggatttaaaaacttctaaaacaggaaaaacccttttacaatagttttaaaaggttataaacccttttaaaaggttttaaaggggttttaaaaggttttaaaagggttttaaaaggttttaaaagggttttaaaagggttttaaaaggtttttaaaaccattGCAAACACTTTATAATTACCTGTTGTAAGGAAGAACTCTCTCATGGAAAACCGAAGAGGTTGCATGTCGACTGTAAACCATAAGTTTCTCCCTCTTGTCTTCAGCCTTCTCAGCATCAAGTAGTAGAATATTTTCCCAGAAAATACAATGTCTCTGGCTGAAAGATTGATGATGTGCCCAAGGAAGGAAGATTGAAGCTTCGTGAAAGATGCTTTTCCTAATGTATGTTTAACTTTGGCAACTAGGCTTAAGTCCGAATGTTGACATATGTTTGCTCCAACAATTGGTTCTAAACCCATACCATATGTTGGTTCTGGTAGTGCAAGGGGTTCAAAATCACTTGATGCCATCTGTTAACAAAAAACACTTAATTAGACTTTTCAACggatttacaagagttttaaaagggtttttaaaaatcaacatcACACGTTATCGATCTGAAGTCATCTTATCAACACACTTTATCGACATAATTCAACTACGACCGATCTAAAAATTGATATCAAATGGTTTAACAGGGACTTTCAAAAAGTGTTTtacaagagataacaaaaatccaaatttacaagactttactaatttcaaatccatatcaaacacaattatcgATCTGAATGCATCAGATCTGAATCTGGATCGATatcaaagaaactgaagaggcttttaaaaactgttttaaaagaacataaatccaaatttaaaagagtttacatattccaaatcgatatcaaagaaatttaaaagCCCTAAATTTAAAAAAGCGATAGTACAAATTGATAaacccagaaagaaaaaaagaaagaatgaaccTGCCTGCGTTAGAACCAGAATCAATGTCGGGAATTACGTATACGAGAGATGAAAGCGCAGAATCGCCGCgaagaaggatcgagaatcACCGCGAAGAAGGATCGTGAATCGCCGCGCAGAATCGCCGATGAACGAAGGAGAGAGAATCGTCGgttgaagaaggagagaagcacGGCGAAGTAGAGAAAATTAGGTTtccttcattaagggtaaaaaagtctttttcaccaaaaaaaggGGTACCCTTAAAAATGGACCCTTCCCAAgggcatttttaaaaagtggaagggaaaaaggggcatttttgctTTTCCCCCAGAAAACATACAAtacttaataataatacactgtatgttttacttttttaaaactattttttttgttattgtcaGTCTAAGTAAAACTcgagattaaaaattaaagatatataaaatgttttcatattttttaaagtgtaaatatatctcatatatatatatatatatatatatatattatgataggTTAATTCATAAAGTAGAtgtttaatatttgaaaaacacacaatactcaataataatatatgttatatttattatttttcgtTGTTTTATCAAACTAATTTGAAGacattaaaatgtttttatagttcaaaaaaaaatataatttgatagaataatttaaaactaaagaaGAGTTTCTAATCCTACGATAAAACAAACAtgattcaatatttatattaacatttttgaagtacattttgtgttatgccctttaagttttgcttatttaattttttttttataacattaacccctaaacagtttccaaaaataatattgcACAGAAACTCATTTCCTAAAACATCTTAAATCGGAACAATTTTGTACGTTTATTCGCATAAAATCtagacaacatctatacattttgatttttccaaaaactactctacccattaaaattttattcccataaaatattcaaaactatcTTTAGAGAAGAtataatctctcaaatttaaaggATATAATcaattttccataacaaaaaatttacaatcCCCATAATTATTTTGACATTaataaagtttctaaaaatgacAACCTAAATTTCGAATTAGTAGAAAACCAATATTcccaaatatttaactttaacaagaacaagaagaaatacatttaattcagtatatatacatttttgaagtacatttttgggttctacccttcacttttgcttatttaaaatttatttacaaaatttatctctacatatttgcaaaaaaaaactataatcaatttatgtgaaatcGACAAAATGAGttagtttcctaaaatatatctcaCAAAATCgacaaaataaataaccaaataccATAAATTCAGAACTTTAGGAATATATTAAACacaacatgtcataaaaatcaCATAATCAATTATCCGTATTTTTAATTGccttatatttttggaaacatattaattaacattacagagtaattaattatttctatatcATATGATTTCAACTTTGAATTGCAATTGGAAATTTATAGATAATATATTCTCACGAAGATTTCATATACTTTCTCACCAAATTTTTCTCTACTCactataaatatttgtaatCTATATCATTATTCTCAATGCTTTagtttttttggggtttttttcaAAACGGATAAATATTTGCAAAACAAAGGTTTAtgtgaatttctttttttcgtgtatttttttgtttgtggtttgttgtaattgtcttttttttttccttctttggcTTGATTTTCTTTAGTACCCAAGAGAGATCACAagacaaaatatcaaattaatgatGTTTTGTCATGTTCTCTTTTGTGCGTATGAGTTTAGACCAAAGCTGGTGTAAGATCATGTTACAAACgacttatataaaaaacattagtCTTTCTGATTGAAACTgggaaaaataatattttttacccACGGTTTAAAAGAAATCATAAGTCTTTTTAACTGAGATcgagagaaaacacaaaacttttacccaatacttttaaaaaatcattcttCTGACTGAGATCGGAAAAATCTTATAAACTCGGCCAAATCGGAGCTTAATCGCTGAGATGTTGATGACCGATGGGATTAAGGGACTGATggaattaagaataaaaaaaaaaagaataaaaaaaaactgcagaAAATTAGAAGAGGAGGTggagaagaagtaaaggaggGAGAAAATCTTTGATTATAAGAATGAAAGCTTTTAAAGAATGAAAGCTTTTAAAAATCGTAAGTGACGATGGTGTTTCTAACGTGGGTTTGGTgataatttatatatggaacgttagttttattttattaaagcaGACTATTTGACATTTTCAATTAGAACTGAAACAATATACAACttcagaatatatattttttttcaaaagggtaattttcatcattttaaatatatttcactAATCTAATTgtgattgtttaaaataaacatattttaagaacttattttaaatatctattatatctaaccaaattattttatttcgaGCCAAatcatctattttattttattgattagtgaaaaatccaaaaaacgTGATTCAATAGTACAGGCTAGGTTTAAAATTATTGTCGTATGAGttctaaatttattaacttGCATATTCTACTCacgttatatatgtatttacataaaaaaaaatttacttccaACATATCTCTATATTgttctacataaaaaaaacacaattatacGATGTACCATGGGTCAaaacctaaataatattttaatatatatattaaaaatcaataaaacttaatcattttatttaaaaaacataaaattatatataaaaaattaaaatcgtctcagtaaatcaaataaatattgataactagaaaaatctaaaaattaataaaacaataacaaaataacaaacaaatataacataaattttaaattttaaattttataaattatattccTGCAGTATACCGCGGGTCAAATCCTAATATATGgtaaaaccaaaccaacaaaacTCATATACCAAATAACATTGACAACGTTACAGTGTGTATGTGGTTATAATAtccaacaaaattttaatattgtatttaatatttataagttACAGTTAACGTATATACGGAAAGACCATAACTTAGCCCATCGATAATGTCTTTAAAATGTATATacggaaacaaacaaacaaacataatgCACACACAGatctatatttttaaagtaCGTTTTGTGTTCTACtctttaagttatatttatttacaaagttaaaattttaaatatagcAATTCAAAATCGAATACTCAATTAATATCTCTATAAAATCGCTAAACCAATTTGATTCctaaaacagaaaagaaaatgcAAAGGAAAGTTTTGACGACTCATTAAAGTGTGTTTTCTTATAGTCTTCATTTTCACAATTGGtgaatttgtatttcttttttttgtgtaaagaagaagaagaagacaaacgcACGGATCAGGAAGATTCAAATTAGGGTTCTCGATCCTATCCAATCCAATTCAattgtaaatttggtttggaAAGTAAAACGAGTTGTTAATTCGTTGTCCAAACCGAATTCGATTACTTTGTGAAAAGATAGTGTTTAGGGTCAATGTTATTGCCATTCGGGTCAGATTAAGACTTTTGTTCGGTTCCGAGTAAAACAAAAAGTTCAGTACGATCTGATTTtgaagtaaaatataaaagaaacattAATGTTATGTACATTCCCTTTCGTGAACtgctcttatcttttttttttctctacattgaaaaaaaaacactaataagAACTCATACATTGTTTATAGGCTTTGAACCAGGTTAGGGTTTTTATAATCCCTGcgtagatgatgaagaagacgcaGCAAAGCGGAAATGCTTGTTCCCGTGCTCTGCTGCCAGATGGTCTGAAGCCGGTCTCTTTGGTCTCAACTGCAAATGACAAATTttacaagaacaaaaaagttAAAGAGATATAGGAGAAAACAGCCAAAATCAACAGTTTGGTCATCTGAAGAAGTTTAAGATTTGTTCTATATTGTCTTTTGTATATTCTCTGAAGAAATTATGTGTTATGAACTGTATATATGAGGGAAACAACGGTGATATGAAtaaaagaatcaagaagaacTATGAGGAATAAGAGTTGAGTTTTCTTATGATACCTTTTCTTCAGCTCGTTGATAGAAGCTGCGTATGAGTATGTTTTTCACTTCTGTAGTTATCACtatacacaaaacaaacaagatacAACATTGGTAAAAGCGAAGATGTGATCCATGAAAAAACTCGAGACTGTTGAAATATGATCAACACCCATTTTATTTGCCTTAAGAAGTGATTCATGGTAAACAGAGTAACTAGATCGCTCTATCAAAGCAAGTTCAAAGATCAGTCAGTCTCTAGCCAAGATCACAACTTCAAAAAGCCCAGACGCTATAACATGTAACAAAATTCGAAAATTTCTAGCCTAAGAAAACGAGATTTTTGGTTTCACCTTGATCTGGTGGTGGAAGTGTGCGGTTGTGAGTAGGACGATAGGTGGTAGGTATCATCCTCTGCaagaaaaatatgaacaaaaactCATATCTTTGATAATAACAGATCAAAAATCTAACCTTTaactcaaacaaaaccaaaaaaaaattgaaaacttgcATACTAATTTACAGTTGATATGAGATAACTAAATCCAATGTAAACAGAAATTATGATTCTAGGATCAACCAGTCCTGTCAAAAATGGCTACTTATTTCATGGTTTCGaacaatattgatgaaaaattgaaacttttggaTCAGATCAAGTAAACCAGATACCCAATTCGAATTTACTCTTTGAACAATTTGAATATCAAAATTTGGATCAACAaagaacacatttttttttaacaatacgACCAAGTAAAACGAACTCAGATCCGTGAAATTAAAAATTCTGAATAGTTCTCAGACAAAACAGAGATCATAAaacatctttaaaaaaatcatcCCAAGAGTCGAAGAAACGGGGAAGACAAAATAGAAGATGGATTGGGGGGAAAGAACTAACAGAGGGATTAGAAGGATCGGAGGGACGATGTTGACTGAAATTGTGAGGATCAAAGGAAGGCAAATCCCCCAGAATCGACGCCATTGGAATCGTGGCCTGATGATGATGTTTCCTTCTCTTCAAAGTTCGGAgacaataaaagagagatagGTATAGGGGAGAGAAaccgaaagaagaaaaatgggcCATTGGGCCTAACTCTAGAAGAACCCAGCTAGTGAAATTAAACGTTTCTCAACCCAAATAGTAtagattttccattttttagagTATTTCTATgctttgcccaaaaaaaaatagagtattcatattaaagaaattatggtGCATAAAGAGGtttagattaaaaaagaaatgagtTATATCAACAAAGTTCACTTActgtttgtgtaaaaaaaagttttgatttttttttatatatagttaaacatATATGAATTAGAGCAGTctcaaaataaataatctagtgaaaaaataattttcaaatttttgcgacgtaaagacaaaacaaaacgtgATCTCATACGGATTTTATATGGTCAAATGTAAATCAacaagtttttcaaatttttagaacaaatattttttttcgtacACAAATAAAACCTACAATATATGAATCTGTTGGCAGTGACCATCGGAacgttatgttttttttatcaataaatgAATtcagttttgtaaatttttatttatttatcctgttttgtatattattctccaaagtttttttcttaGACAAGCCAAACTGAAGTTTCTTATGTGAAATCTCAGTCCACCTTCATTCCTGGAAATGCTAGACCACCAAATTTCCCAATTTATAACCTTCCATCTTCCTCTAATGACTACCAAAAgtgaaaatatttatctttgaattttaaaatttcagtggtttttacttctttcttttgccttagacaaagatgaggaagaggaacaaaacatgaggaagagaaacaaacgCATGCTCTCTCATCTTCGCATACAAAGTCGTAAGTCGTAACAGTGAGATTTATGTTAATTTACGTATGTACATCACTACATTGTATTATAGGTCAAGAAGGGAAACTTCCACGTAcgtgtttatactttatagagTACGTAAAAGAGGCTTAACTTTATGTTGAGATCGAGTCAAATAAGATTCTTAACCACTACAACCATAATTAACATGATTAAGTTGAATTAGTCGTTTATCCGTACTTTTGATACACGCCATTTTAATTACGCTACGCTTCAATTGTAAATGACATACGTAACAAAATCAATGATATGCTATAGTTTATGATCGCGGGTCATTTACATAtagtttataaacatatatagttatatacgtTTGATGTTAATTACCAATCTCACCTTTACCTTTACATATAAATATCTAATTATGTGTTGTTTTTATTCATAGTAAATTTCTGAGACAGAAAATGATGAATCTTGATATAAGATCAGTAGAGTCAAATGGGTAGccgaaattttttcttttatattggTTACAGGAACGAGCCAATGTAACTAGTTTCGAAAATTTTTTATGTAGGACAAAACATTCTACTTAATTACCAAGTTACATGTACATCAGTTTGATTCTAAATTCGATCTGAACATtctattaattatgatatatatgtatgcaaTGACTACTACACGTACCTTTAACCATAAGTTCCATAAATTGATAGGATTGAATTTGAATGGGTTACTCGTACGTTCTAGTGATGAGGGTATGATCTACAGTATAAATTATATTAGGATCATCagtagcaaaacaaaacaaaaattactttttaagaaagaaaggtATATAGTAAGTTAGTAGCGCTTaccaaaaatttgtaaatagtTGCATCAAGTACAATTTGATGTatattttgaacttttaatAAACATACATATACCGTATATCCTTAGGACTGTAAACTCTAATTAATTAAGCAAACATATACATTATTAGGTTTGTATatcaagtaattaatattttataagaaattatCACATGACATGACGACATATATATGTTGTCCCAAGCCAATACAATCTCtcatattaaaaagaagaagaagaaaagagataggaaaaatgaaagagatcgataataataaatgtataaTAATTACAAGTAAACTAAATGGAAGTAAAAAGCAGTTGAACAGAAAATTAGGTGAACTTAGTTGGCCTCAATGCCCTTTTAcccttacttcttcttcttcttctcctccttcgtTTGTCTTCACAACCTATCATTACACATCTATAAAAATATAgtgagagataaagagagaaagagacttATAATTAACAATGGAAAGAGAAGACATTAATCGTATGTTAAACCTAGATGTCGAAAACAACAACACCTTCTCTTCCTTTGTGGACAAAACTCTAACGATGATGCCTCCATTAACATTTTCCGGCGAAGTAGagccttcctcttcttcttcttggtatcCAGAAAGCTTTCACGTGCATGTGCCGCCACCAGCGCCTGAGAATGATCAAATTGGAGAGAAAGGGaagaataaagagaaagagaagagatcgaGGAAAGTTCCAAGGATTGCTTTTCATACGaggagtgatgatgatgttcttgATGATGGTTATCGTTGGCGAAAGTACGGCCAGAAATCTGTCAAGAACAATGCTCATCCCAGGTACTTACACACCATATTGCTTGTATAGTCATCgtatatattaattagtgtATTTAAAGTTGATTTCCATATACAGAATCGACCAAAAACTATCATGGCTAAAGAAAAGATTAGTTAGCTTAACAACCGGCAGGTCTGGCTCGATCGACGATCTTGTTTGTGTTTAACGTTACacgatatatacatatagaaaatatactttttagttgcaaaattacaataatttcTAGCTAGGCTGAAGAAAACAGTTATTAAATCAACCTCTTGCTAAACCTATACTCTtgttattttggaattttatgaTGTGatcatatattaaaagaaagggTTTCTTTGTAACATGATTATTATCCTATAGTTactatgtaaaatatataatttcacaatatatatatagatatatatatatatatatgtcactaTATGTGagacaaattttgaaaaaaccttgtcatattatataacatatattgtcacAATGTCACTATTAATCTTGTTTCAAAAAATGCAGGAGCTATTACAGGTGTACGTACCACACATGCAACGTGAAGAAACAAGTGCAAAGATTGGCAAAAGATCCAAACGTGGTCGTAACGACTTACGAAGGCATTCATAACCATCCCTGTGAGAAGCTCATGGAAACTCTTAATCCTCTCCTCAAGCAACTCCAGTTCCTCTCTAGTTTCTCTAATCTCTGAATATATTAACGTGTTAATTAATGGTGTAATTACTTAAACCTGTTAAGGTGTCAATTGATCACTCCACTGACCCACATTTCCCACGAGACAAGTCACAAGTGTATAGAACAGATTTGAAACGAATGTAACAGTATACGACACTTTCACACATATTGATTCATGCCCTGACTTTGGGAATATGTCTTGAGTTTCAGCTCCCATTAGGCATGCCACTTAtttctatattaacatttctTAAGAACATATTGAAAACAAATCTTTGTCTTAAGAAcatattgaaaacaaatatttgttttaatagttATTTACAAAGAATGTCGTTGTGTTTTAGAAATAATTCATTGAGGATAATATTGAAAAACCTTACCAACGGATCGAATCAAAATTGACATCAAGAACCCGAGAGATCATGATTTCGTATCTTCCTTAATTGTATGAGTCATG from Camelina sativa cultivar DH55 chromosome 2, Cs, whole genome shotgun sequence includes the following:
- the LOC104754427 gene encoding uncharacterized protein LOC104754427; the protein is MASSDFEPLALPEPTYGMGLEPIVGANICQHSDLSLVAKVKHTLGKASFTKLQSSFLGHIINLSARDIVFSGKIFYYLMLRRLKTRGRNLWFTVDMQPLRFSMREFFLTTGIQCEPIHREPRNNGKDPISDPYSWAVRGDYTLTQLQYRLFNEPEEGEEPLDDKEKECLAAVVLTEGILMTPNSTEKIPLSRLKHASDFEMYTAQPWGKEAYNILATCIQKFDKNTWFKGQYSVKGFPMALYIWALSAVPIFGDKFARRCNFSRTFYPLILNWQSSRFARFDDVVEAIKTATCVEVKTIIGDPEEYKHLVDKDDNDFEEVIGLVMKGYRLKKEEWSTRLVDIYCALGELGDKMGEKLPDFEKQEKMEKNLSDSEKLDIILFMLDDFNKRLEAIEEAVKTTSGKDKDKGSHEDEDGQNRNEEVINEEAGKQNVDGDIAREDFVESQSADSVRPSNTQDGSYAADDENTQKTGGDDGNYFEETPKDKSPSPRPSTPKFDLLSEEDEDSGKDKSIDKEKGASSKKRVLRERKQRKCKQSNDGDDDVMNRKERKKRKPSDNPDADIQAREGPQKKKIKSDDVGGVQRKSERNTIPSIHTQPPYTAEKKKDPILYPFSKVDKTRLDVFSDWKNSRKAKQLTILGKKVDAKWFTTLETPGKSLTTMHVDTVVKLLSRREESHPHFYKSKSLTLAETSFLREIDEYYSIFVDNKDEYEFPEEGFSQLFKEAPTNKILAPMLVKERLWMPLMINLEKKEMIIYDLGKHFYTNKIKDKQVGAYAVAMPYIAQKKFGMKNDTKKSPFRISIINCIPQVDKIEDSGVFMLKTIECLAMSITTHGNLKNESIGDLRKKMAVDIFAELQND
- the LOC104730193 gene encoding uncharacterized protein LOC104730193, which produces MASILGDLPSFDPHNFSQHRPSDPSNPSRMIPTTYRPTHNRTLPPPDQVITTEVKNILIRSFYQRAEEKLRPKRPASDHLAAEHGNKHFRFAASSSSSTQGL
- the LOC104730202 gene encoding probable WRKY transcription factor 24 isoform X1; this encodes MEREDINRMLNLDVENNNTFSSFVDKTLTMMPPLTFSGEVEPSSSSSWYPESFHVHVPPPAPENDQIGEKGKNKEKEKRSRKVPRIAFHTRSDDDVLDDGYRWRKYGQKSVKNNAHPRSYYRCTYHTCNVKKQVQRLAKDPNVVVTTYEGIHNHPCEKLMETLNPLLKQLQFLSSFSNL
- the LOC104730202 gene encoding probable WRKY transcription factor 24 isoform X2 translates to MEREDINRMLNLDVENNNTFSSFVDKTLTMMPPLTFSGEVEPSSSSSWYPESFHVHVPPPAPENDQIGEKGKNKEKEKRSRKVPRIAFHTRSDDDVLDDGYRWRKYGQKSVKNNAHPRIDQKLSWLKKRLVSLTTGRSGSIDDLVCV